The DNA window TGTACCTCATTTTTTGACAAGAAGGAGAAGGCTGAACaaccttatgctccttttgcatataacatctatgggttcgcattggcacttcaagtgtggacgtatgaggtcatcgaaaactttatccctaaattcgccagaaggaatcagattaatgaccctctacgcccaaggttgttactctatcattccaacaggaaaaaCACATCGATGGAGGTAAAGACTGCCCTAGAGACCACGgatgtgactgagatggaagagtcctccatggagaagaggttatacagtggtgatgTATTTGAGCAAATCGACGAGACAgctgatgatttttttgagggatttactgatgggaaggtaataaaagatgattttgatgaagatgatgaaagtgAAGATGAAGAAGTTACTCTGATTCCCCCCAAACCTGCCacgaggaagagaaaggctgatgctactcttaaagaagcagccaacttgaagaagaagcttgcttatgaatcgattCCGGCCCGCATTCTTACTCCCCCATCCGCGACCCCAAGTCCTCGGGCTGACACACCTTCTCCTCAGGCTGACACACCTTCTCCTCGGGCTCCAACACCTACTGTTGGATGTgattttaatgagatgaaggaggagctgaaaatagagttgaaagaggagatgaaaaagatgaaaacagagctcatcaaagagctaaaaatcacaatccaagaaactcaacaaactcacgttgagtcgttcaagaagatggtttttaatatgtccacacagttgttagaaaaatccaacaaaaggatgtccatattattaaccagattagatgatatggaggataatataaagaagaagaagagtaagaagaaggattctaagaaggctgtgaaggtcgaagaggaaaagaatactgaggtatggagatattttacatttcatttcgttaagtacatatctgatctgaccagtacctattttgcaggttaaggattgtaagaaggatgtcgaagttgagaagagcaaggttgaacagaaggaggagaagaaagaggtattctgcgaacttttcgtttcgcaaagtagtttccgtttcgctaagttagtatttttcgtttcgcaaagtagtttccgtttcgctaagttagtatttttcgtttcgcaaagtagtttccgtttcgctaagttagtatttttcgtttcgcaaagtagtttctgtttcgctaagttagtatttttcgtttcgcaaagtagtttccgtttcgctaagttagtatttttcgtttcgcaaagtagtttccgtttcgcaaATTATTTGttgtcgattcgctaagtgtgaattttgtctattttgtagGAGATGATAGCGATGCAGGAGACTGTGggggatgatgagaaggtgaATGATGGGACTGATGGGAAAGACGATGTAATGGAGGacaatgagaaggtggaggatgaacaaaaagaggacgttgagaaggtggaggacgcACAGAAGGTGGAGACcgatgagaaggtggatgatgatgaaaagatggatgaggataaggtggagaacgatgagaaggtcgatgatgaagagaaggtggaggatgaaagAAAAGACAACGATGAGAAGgtagatgatgatgagaaggtggaggatgaacgAAAAGACAACGATGCGAAGGTGGAGGACGTAAAGATAGAGGTTGAGGCTAAATTGGAGGACGGTGAGAAGCTGGATGGTGTGGCTAGGGTGGATGATGTGGAGGTTGATCTGAAACTGAAGGATTtgaaagtgaaggtgaaggatgagaAGACTGTGGGGGATGTGAAGGCaaatgatgacaatgatgacAATGACGATTTCCAGTTATACAATACTCCTCCTAAAGGAAATTATGGGAGGAGAGTGAGGAAGCCGAAAAAAGATGACTCGTACACCAACCCTTCCTTGTCAAAAATGCCCAAGACAAAGGATCCTATGAAAGTGAAtcaccttcaaaaatttgatgatgagctacTTCATAAAGTTAAGGCGTGGTTGGATGATCCAAAAACCGATAATTCGACAACGGATTTACATACggttcaagcaaagaaggaagTGTTGGTTAGAGTTgtaagaaaccaaattccgactacgggcagcagccattgcatgcgtacaaggaagtcCCGAAACTTCGAAtactctacaagtgcagttcatgtctttcaaattgactttgaaatgggactgattgtcatgcacataaaactcgaatcggttaagggattggactgtatagaatctggccttctcgaatccctcacgtaacaccttctcataatttggagataaaacttcttcgtgattagacgctctttctcttctatcgttaaaccattgttgtattgtgaatcttaaatactcagccatttctgaaatgggatactttctggcttccctgctctgactattgaaactctcagcataattgcttgtcagttgattgtatcgcttaccgggaaaaaatgctctactccatcttgggaacccaatttcttccaaataggcagcaatccggTGATCTTTAACCTTGATTTTCTCAAACCAACGATTAAATTCGTGGACAGTGTATGCCCTTGAAGCCGAATCAAACTCCGCATGACActtatcacttttgaatttggccacaatattcatctttatgtgatatgtgcacgcaccgtggtctgcttctgggaaaacagcacacaaggcattagcgatgcttgggtgtctgtcagatacgaagacgagatcatcaactaatccaattgcgtctctcagtttttgcatgaaataagtccaggagttattattctctgaatcaacaacgccgaatgcgacaggatatagttgctcattcgcatccaatgcaatagccaccaataattgaccacccaccttgtgcttaagaaaactagcatcaacacataatacaggacggcaaaaggatttgaaacccctaattgagaggcctagggacatgaacatatacttgaagtgaccgagctcgtctgtctgtatgtcggttatggtaccaggattacacttctccaacatgtaaaggtatgatggcagtattccataagaatcctctaccgtccctcgcaccgctattaaagcattttcccttgccctccatgccttattataagtcaaaaatatcccataagttgtctgcatgtcttcaattattttcttaggcaagtggttatgatgatggtccatgtacttgctcttcacgcactgcccaataacccatgctggtgtttgcatttttttcttgggcctcgacaaagttgagcatgagtgttgatgctcaaatgtccggatctcaaacatctcagaaaacttacctttcacaacCCGCAaactccacttgcatgtctcatccaaacatatgagttcccaaagattttttcttgacttctccactttgaattcaaaatgattggccatcgcatatttatatagagcaagttgaagttcttttttattttcaaagaacgaaccaacttccaatacggtttcactagttaatgccatcgcaaatgtggggtctggcggtgatgtgtctgtcgggtctgtcgatggtgtacccattgaagatcgtcttgcactagatggtgtacccattgatgatcttcttgcacttgttggtgtaccatttgatgcctttcttgcactagttggtgtacccaatgatgatcttcttgcacttggttgtataggtattgatgctttttcaccactattaacatgcaagtcctgagtaagtgggatgtggggcaaagaggtttctccggcttcattttgactttcaacaaagaattccaagggtacaacaggtggaacaaatttctgagtaagttgtggtggtagtatactttcttgagttgggtatgtaagtagtggtatcttttctttagtaaacgatgacttctccactacagatacacacaatggtgacactgttcgacccaaaatcaagcgtgatagatatgtgttcaaatccccatcattatcaataaaaacaggtttcggatttctgatattcggaatatcatacttcacttggagcactaaatcgtatgCTGATATCTGGAGATTAAGTCTATCGTagagtatatcaagtaattcagcataacgagtattttggggtagatcaaatgttttgattgaagatgcatcaaaatacagtgttccatcagcatcaagtttccactctccattatagaaaacgaaaacttcagctgcaatataaaaacatgatttgatttagagacggataattaatacttcgcgaatcgctatgaacttagcgaaacgggaaggtcttcgcgaatcgtaaggcacttagcgaaacgagaaGTGACCTTCGCGAATCGCtgggcacttagcgaaacgggaagtaaaccctaatcaatctcagaaaacgaacatcaataaaacatgcttcaaatagacgtacctattggaacagtgctcgtgcacGTCGTCGAGCTCATAGTGGATTTCGAACGAACTTCTCCGCCGAGATCTCCGACGagatcgccgccgccgccgccggagtttagagagaaggaggagaagagcgggaagagagagaaggagaagaaaaaaatgaaaaaaaagtacggaggttatattaaatagtaagggcaaTTTGGACTTTTCACATGtcgtcacttcgcgaaacgctaagtgacttagcgtttcgcgacaagggcaaaatcgtccaaaaaaaataaaatcaccacgagcgcaataaaattatcactttaccatcagatcaaataacctcatctttgaggttatttgatcaaatttcccgaaTCAACCCATTATTCCATTCTTTCAGGCTGATTTTCAACATTatgaaatgaaattataaaaatattaaaattgaaatttataaaaataataattaacgatataattagttataagagtgattagttagtttggttaattagttactattaaattcttatattaaggaaatatgtaattgtttgaataaaaactTTCAATAATACAATTTCAGTTTTACACTTctttttcaagattttaacaTGGTATTAGAACTTCAAAGTTAAGATTCTTGGAGGTTTTTCTGCTGCCTCCGTCTGGTCGGAGCAGTCATTGATGGAGGGCTTTATTCTATTATTACTATTGAAGAAAAGTTGGAAGAAGATCCATGTTTTCCTGTATAGCGAACGGTGTTGATATTGAAACTATTCTCGAAGGTAAGGAGAAAGGTGTTGATGGCGCTGCTTTCACCAAGAAAAAGGCTAATTAAGCCATAATCCTAATTCCTATCTCTTcaagaattaattaaaagaaagcagaggagaaaaaaaactaaagctGCAAATGTTGAAAGTTGGCGGCTAAAAGATCATTCATGATGATTGTTGTGGATTGAACTAACGAAGATTGAGCTATCTATATCGAGTAGTTCGAAAAAAATGGAGCTTGGTGAATTGGGCTTGCTCGGCTGTCTATGTTGGGTAGCTGAAAAAAATAGAGTTTGCTGAAGTGGGCTTGCTCGACTGTCTATATTGGGTAGCTGAAAAAAAATGGAGCTTGCTGAATTGGGTTTGCTGGGCTGTCTAAATTGGATATCTTAAAAAATGAAGCTCGCTGAATTGGGCTTGCGGAAGACAATGGTTGCATGATCGTAGCTTGATGTTTCATCGACTTGTTTTGTCAAGGTGAAAACTTTGTTTTTACTACATTTCTCCTTGAGGGAaggatgtaaaaataataattaacgaTATAATTAGTTGTAAAGGCGATTAGTTAGtttggttaattagttagtattaaACTCCTATATAAAGGaaatatgtaattgtttgaataaaaactttaaataatacaatttcagttttactcttcttcttcaaggttTTAACAAAATTCTAGTTCCAATCATTtacaatgtatttttttaataattaatttattaatttaaataaatgatggAAGGAGTTGGtagatttattttttccaaatgtattaaaaaaatatttggttattataaattgatcagcttaattaaaatataataaaagaggATGCTGAAAATAATTGgataaatactttaaaaaaaatggtgatTAGTAATAAAAAGATCAACTCTATAAAAATTGTTcctttaaacttattatttatgtcATCTAAAAGCAAagcagataaaaaaaaaaacatttttaaaaatatcatttactagtttatttaacaaaaaaatagttttaattcctaagttatttccttataaaatataacttttgtgtttttattaataaaaatattcatattttaaaataaataataaaaagtagtATACTTTGAGCTAGAATGGTCATTTATTTAAGGATAGTGGGGAATTCGTGTCGTCTATACAAATTTGATCCACTATCTTGCCTTGTAAGCCAACTAAGCTCTCGTATTCATCAAAACCAATCAAaactataaagaaaaataaaaaatttcagtcTCTAAATTCCTGTAATTCAATTGTTGCAATGGCTGCGAAGCTCAAGATTCCTCAAATTGTCAACATATTTGCAATTCTGATTCTTTTGAGCTCCATTTTGACCGAAGCAGTTCTTGATGATGCTTTGGTTACTCAACTTCCAGGTTTCGATGGCAAATTTCAATCCAATCACTATTCTGGGTGTGGGTTTTTTTCATGTTTcagttttaatttgtaattagttGGAGTTCTTCTACGTTATTAAGCCATCTAATCTATAACTCTTCATTGTTTCTGGTTGTCATCAGGTATGTTACATTGGATAAAGTTAATGGGAAGAAACTGTTCTATTATTTTGTGGAATCGGAGAGCAATCCGGCTAACGATCCTCTTGTTCTTTGGCTTAATGGGGGTCCTGGATGTTCGAGCTTTGATGGCTTCGTTTATGAGCATGGTAATCGTAGTAGAACAAtcatcaatttcattttttag is part of the Impatiens glandulifera chromosome 1, dImpGla2.1, whole genome shotgun sequence genome and encodes:
- the LOC124934469 gene encoding serine/threonine-protein phosphatase 4 regulatory subunit 2-like, which translates into the protein MTLGLGFEEDIWNDEPNGEEDEVVDDTKDNGEEEEEKEMEKGSRILFEPSINGLKKSLSDKSEMIAMQETVGDDEKVNDGTDGKDDVMEDNEKVEDERKDNDEKVDDDEKVEDERKDNDAKVEDVKIEVEAKLEDGEKLDGVARVDDVEVDLKLKDLKVKVKDEKTVGDVKANDDNDDNDDFQLYNTPPKGNYGRRVRKPKKDDSYTNPSLSKMPKTKDPMKVNHLQKFDDELLHKVKAWLDDPKTDNSTTDLHTVQAKKEVKVGRRSMFSCIANGVDIETILEGKEKGVDGAAFTKKKAN